The following are from one region of the Thermococcus cleftensis genome:
- the coaBC gene encoding bifunctional phosphopantothenoylcysteine decarboxylase/phosphopantothenate--cysteine ligase CoaBC, protein MLHHVKLIYATKSRKLVGKKIVLAIPGSIAAVECVKLARELIRHGAEVHAVMSENATKIVHPYAMEFATGNPVVTEITGFIEHVELAGEHENKADLILVCPATANTIGKIACGIDDTPVTTVVTTAFAHTPIMIAPAMHSTMYEHPIVVENIEKLKRLGVEFIGPRFEEGKAKVASIDEIVYRVIRKLHPKSLEGKRVLVTAGATREYIDPIRYITNASSGKMGVAIAEEADFRGAEVTLIRTKGSVPSFVENQIEVETVEEMLQAIESELKAKKYDIVVLAAAVSDFRVKDKAKSKIKSGKELTLELEPTPKIIDRVKELQPGVFLVGFKAETGLSEEELVEAARKQIERAGSDLVVANTLKAFGSDENEVLLVTRDSVRKLPRMGKRELAERLWDEITSILSR, encoded by the coding sequence ATGCTCCATCACGTTAAGCTTATCTATGCCACGAAAAGCAGAAAGCTCGTTGGCAAAAAAATCGTTCTTGCAATCCCAGGCAGCATAGCAGCGGTTGAATGTGTAAAACTCGCCAGGGAGCTTATTCGACATGGGGCAGAGGTTCACGCCGTTATGAGCGAGAACGCGACCAAAATAGTTCACCCCTATGCGATGGAGTTCGCCACCGGCAATCCAGTCGTTACCGAAATTACAGGCTTCATAGAGCACGTTGAACTCGCTGGAGAGCATGAGAACAAGGCGGACCTGATTCTCGTCTGTCCGGCAACCGCTAACACCATTGGCAAAATCGCCTGCGGCATAGACGATACACCCGTTACAACCGTTGTAACCACCGCTTTTGCCCACACGCCGATAATGATAGCCCCAGCGATGCACTCCACAATGTACGAGCACCCGATAGTCGTGGAGAACATCGAGAAGCTCAAGAGGCTTGGCGTCGAGTTCATAGGGCCCCGCTTCGAGGAGGGCAAGGCAAAGGTAGCTTCGATAGACGAGATAGTTTACCGCGTCATCAGAAAGCTCCACCCCAAGAGTCTCGAGGGGAAGCGCGTTCTCGTTACAGCGGGAGCGACGAGGGAGTACATAGACCCGATCCGCTACATAACCAACGCGAGTTCCGGGAAGATGGGTGTTGCTATAGCAGAAGAGGCCGACTTCAGGGGGGCGGAGGTAACGCTGATAAGGACAAAGGGGAGCGTCCCCAGCTTCGTGGAAAACCAGATCGAGGTTGAGACCGTTGAAGAGATGCTTCAAGCGATAGAGAGTGAGCTGAAAGCAAAGAAATATGACATCGTCGTCCTGGCGGCGGCTGTCAGCGACTTTAGGGTCAAAGATAAGGCGAAGAGCAAGATAAAGAGTGGCAAAGAGCTAACCCTTGAACTCGAGCCGACGCCGAAGATAATCGACCGCGTCAAGGAGCTTCAGCCGGGCGTTTTCCTCGTCGGGTTCAAGGCCGAGACGGGTCTCAGCGAGGAGGAGCTTGTAGAGGCCGCGAGGAAGCAGATTGAGAGGGCCGGGAGCGATCTGGTCGTGGCCAACACCCTCAAAGCCTTCGGGAGCGACGAGAACGAGGTTCTGCTGGTCACCCGCGATTCCGTGAGGAAACTCCCCCGGATGGGCAAGAGGGAGCTGGCAGAAAGGCTCTGGGACGAAATAACTTCAATTCTTAGCCGATGA
- a CDS encoding DUF190 domain-containing protein, whose amino-acid sequence MVEVEHWNTLRLRIYIGENDRFDGKPLYKAIVEKLHDMGIAGATVYRGIYGFGKKSRVHSADVMRLSTDLPIIIEVVDRGYKIENAIGEIKPMIKDGMITVEPTIVVWVGTKEEVKRFEEDAVREL is encoded by the coding sequence ATGGTCGAAGTCGAGCACTGGAACACCCTCCGCCTTCGCATCTACATAGGTGAGAACGACCGCTTTGACGGAAAGCCACTCTACAAGGCGATAGTGGAAAAACTCCACGACATGGGAATAGCCGGGGCCACGGTTTACCGGGGCATCTATGGGTTTGGTAAAAAGAGTCGCGTTCACTCCGCAGACGTTATGAGGCTCTCAACCGACCTCCCCATAATAATAGAGGTTGTGGACAGGGGCTACAAGATAGAGAACGCGATAGGCGAGATAAAGCCTATGATAAAGGACGGCATGATAACCGTCGAGCCCACCATAGTCGTGTGGGTCGGAACCAAGGAGGAAGTGAAGCGGTTCGAGGAAGACGCCGTAAGGGAGCTATGA
- a CDS encoding prenyltransferase/squalene oxidase repeat-containing protein: MGSKLYEIGRFINADSLIRYIEERRHEDGGYCFVSVLDDTNVNDTYYAIKIYDLLGLEIPEKERTVEFLERAIQPQTAVVAIAMAFEGLAMLGAADVAMEHIDIVFTKYNPLEGKFAVGLGGSEEFGTATPLEATYWVVKAFKAIGYGFSADERDAIRTFVMRFRNGNGYGVKGPTTTMTYQAIHTLRALGYRPPKSPHFRNCELCGDWGGFTEVPYSLPPYLEPTFYAARGLELQGETPGCPRRHIWFIRQLQNPNGGFRRSLELGISNFQNTYRALAVLDFMKRYL, encoded by the coding sequence ATGGGCTCGAAGCTTTATGAAATTGGACGATTCATTAACGCTGATTCGCTCATCAGGTACATAGAGGAAAGACGCCATGAGGACGGTGGCTACTGCTTCGTCAGCGTTCTGGACGATACCAACGTCAATGACACGTACTATGCCATCAAAATTTACGACCTCCTCGGCCTTGAGATTCCCGAGAAAGAAAGGACGGTGGAGTTCCTGGAAAGGGCAATACAGCCCCAGACCGCTGTGGTGGCGATAGCAATGGCCTTTGAAGGGCTGGCCATGTTGGGGGCGGCGGACGTTGCGATGGAGCACATTGACATCGTTTTTACCAAGTACAACCCGCTGGAAGGCAAATTTGCCGTCGGTCTCGGCGGAAGTGAGGAGTTCGGAACGGCAACACCGCTGGAGGCAACCTACTGGGTGGTCAAGGCGTTTAAGGCCATAGGCTACGGGTTCAGCGCCGATGAGAGGGACGCCATAAGAACCTTCGTCATGAGGTTCAGAAACGGCAACGGGTACGGCGTTAAGGGGCCAACGACGACGATGACCTACCAGGCAATCCACACACTCCGGGCCCTCGGCTACAGGCCACCCAAGAGTCCTCACTTCAGGAACTGCGAGCTCTGCGGTGATTGGGGCGGTTTCACCGAGGTCCCCTACAGCCTGCCCCCGTACCTTGAGCCGACGTTCTACGCGGCCAGGGGGCTGGAACTTCAGGGTGAAACCCCAGGCTGTCCGAGGAGGCACATCTGGTTCATACGCCAGCTGCAGAATCCCAACGGCGGCTTCAGACGCTCTCTGGAACTGGGCATTTCGAACTTCCAGAACACGTACAGGGCCCTGGCCGTGCTGGATTTCATGAAGCGCTACCTCTGA
- a CDS encoding MazG nucleotide pyrophosphohydrolase domain-containing protein translates to MEIREFQEMIREIYFHKDSKRGVERTFLWFVEEVGELSEAIRKKDREAMEEEFADVLAWLASLANLLGVDLEEAAKKKYPGVCPYCGKKPCECEEK, encoded by the coding sequence GTGGAGATACGGGAATTCCAGGAGATGATCAGGGAGATTTACTTCCACAAGGATTCAAAGAGGGGAGTGGAGAGAACATTCCTCTGGTTCGTTGAGGAGGTCGGCGAGCTGAGCGAGGCGATAAGGAAGAAGGACAGGGAGGCGATGGAGGAGGAATTCGCCGATGTTCTGGCCTGGCTCGCGAGTTTAGCCAATCTGCTTGGAGTAGATTTGGAAGAGGCGGCCAAGAAGAAGTATCCGGGAGTCTGCCCCTACTGCGGAAAGAAGCCGTGCGAGTGCGAGGAGAAGTGA
- a CDS encoding aspartate/glutamate racemase family protein — MKKIGIIGGTSPEATCYYYKKYLEISREKFEPYVFPELIIYSINFKEFIHNPNGWEGRKEILINAAKALERAGAEIISLSANTPHIVFPDVQRTINVPMVSIIDALIEEMKRRGVRRVLLLGTKTTMTADFYKNALREAGFEVVTPSEEEMDELNRIITEELMFEDFTSRDWVIGLINNYIEKEGIEGVILGCTELPLIVKRGDVKAEVFDTVEIHMRKLIEVASE; from the coding sequence ATGAAGAAAATAGGAATAATAGGCGGAACAAGCCCCGAGGCCACGTGTTATTACTACAAGAAATACCTGGAGATAAGCCGCGAAAAGTTCGAGCCCTACGTCTTTCCCGAGCTGATAATCTACTCGATAAACTTCAAGGAGTTCATTCACAACCCGAACGGCTGGGAGGGGAGAAAGGAGATACTCATCAACGCAGCGAAGGCCCTTGAGAGGGCGGGGGCGGAGATAATATCGCTCTCGGCCAACACTCCCCACATAGTCTTTCCCGACGTTCAGAGAACGATTAACGTCCCGATGGTGAGCATAATAGATGCCCTCATCGAGGAGATGAAGCGGAGGGGCGTTAGAAGGGTTCTCCTCCTCGGAACGAAGACGACAATGACGGCCGACTTCTACAAGAACGCACTCCGCGAGGCCGGTTTTGAGGTCGTGACGCCGAGTGAAGAGGAGATGGACGAGCTGAACAGGATAATCACCGAGGAGCTGATGTTCGAGGACTTCACCAGCAGGGACTGGGTGATTGGGCTGATAAACAACTACATAGAAAAGGAAGGCATTGAAGGCGTCATCCTCGGCTGCACCGAGCTCCCGCTGATAGTGAAGCGGGGCGATGTAAAGGCCGAGGTCTTCGACACCGTCGAGATCCACATGAGGAAGCTCATCGAAGTGGCGAGCGAGTGA
- a CDS encoding mechanosensitive ion channel family protein — MVAFDEPLPYIGVTPFQLVSALIILLVGYLVAKILVSLLKRSLRKTKLPPLVVEFLGRFLAILLYVVVIIVALGAVGISVSPLILGLSAVIGLILGFGLQDTLTNLAAGVWIAALRPIDLGEVVEVSGQVGKVSGIGLMSTELMTPDNRVITIPNKLVWGSIIVNYTRMPTRRVDVDIGVAYGTDLDRAIKLAMDLMKGHPKVLDDPEPSVVITALADSSINLQLRAWAKTDDYWDVKGDLTKGIYELYTREGIEIPFPQLDVHLRNE; from the coding sequence ATGGTTGCCTTCGATGAGCCCCTGCCGTACATAGGGGTGACACCGTTCCAGCTGGTGTCAGCGCTGATAATACTCCTCGTCGGCTATCTGGTGGCGAAGATCCTTGTATCGCTCCTCAAGAGGAGCCTGAGAAAGACCAAGCTCCCGCCGCTCGTCGTCGAGTTCCTCGGTAGGTTCCTGGCCATACTGCTCTACGTGGTCGTTATAATAGTGGCCCTTGGGGCCGTTGGCATCTCGGTTTCCCCGCTGATACTCGGCCTGTCGGCTGTGATAGGCCTGATACTGGGCTTCGGCCTGCAGGATACCCTCACCAACCTCGCAGCGGGCGTGTGGATAGCGGCCCTCAGGCCGATAGACCTCGGTGAGGTCGTCGAGGTCTCGGGCCAGGTTGGGAAGGTCAGCGGAATCGGCCTGATGAGCACCGAGCTGATGACCCCGGACAACAGGGTCATAACCATACCCAACAAGCTGGTCTGGGGCAGCATAATAGTGAACTACACGAGGATGCCGACGAGGAGGGTCGATGTGGACATAGGCGTTGCCTACGGCACGGACCTCGACAGGGCAATAAAGCTGGCCATGGATCTGATGAAGGGCCACCCCAAGGTCCTCGATGACCCCGAGCCGAGCGTCGTGATAACCGCCCTCGCGGACTCATCGATAAACCTCCAGCTGAGGGCCTGGGCGAAGACGGACGACTACTGGGACGTCAAGGGAGACCTCACCAAGGGTATCTACGAACTCTACACCAGGGAGGGCATAGAGATACCGTTCCCGCAGCTCGACGTCCACCTGAGGAACGAATGA
- a CDS encoding cation:proton antiporter, whose translation MPVVPGFGLGIEAIALASLVVLLSGILAMLISRKTKFPYTPLLVLLGVLVGPVLSLILPHTARVLFYYVRAFGLFLVLFAAGFDLKLHVLRRHKLVITLLDTAGLLGTALLAGWFFSWVFHVPLSVGFLFGAIVSGTDPATLIPLFREHEVPEDVETIIISESIFNGPLAIILTMVALFLVVPEVPGYAPIGPVLEGAGLYWAAVAYFLYQIFVSAAIGAAIAYMAYQAIVKLGLYRSPYTQILGLAMAFGGYVVGEFLGASGFLVVTVIGLILGNHREFFRKESSKVDDAVERNMEFNDVLSTFSVIFIFVLLGASLDLTGLEWKTIVVSLLVALFVIFVARPLASLVILPFTGLRRYLFISLEGPKGAVAASMAILPVVLGRVYGSPELVEWGELILSAGLMTVLLSMLLESAWVSPLREKLLG comes from the coding sequence ATGCCGGTGGTTCCGGGCTTCGGGCTGGGGATAGAGGCGATAGCGCTGGCGTCACTCGTGGTTCTTCTCTCGGGCATACTGGCGATGCTCATCAGCAGGAAGACGAAGTTTCCCTACACTCCCCTTCTCGTCCTCCTCGGCGTTCTCGTGGGGCCCGTCCTCAGTCTCATTCTCCCTCACACCGCCAGGGTGCTCTTCTACTACGTCCGCGCCTTCGGTCTCTTTCTGGTTCTCTTCGCGGCGGGGTTTGACCTCAAGCTCCACGTTCTCAGGCGGCACAAGCTCGTCATAACACTCCTCGATACGGCCGGCCTTCTTGGGACTGCACTCCTCGCCGGATGGTTCTTCTCGTGGGTCTTCCACGTTCCCCTCTCGGTCGGCTTTCTCTTCGGGGCCATCGTCTCTGGAACGGACCCCGCGACCCTTATACCCCTCTTCAGGGAGCACGAGGTTCCCGAGGACGTCGAGACGATAATAATCTCCGAGTCGATATTCAACGGCCCCCTTGCGATAATCCTCACGATGGTGGCGCTCTTCCTGGTTGTTCCAGAGGTTCCGGGCTACGCTCCCATCGGGCCCGTTCTGGAGGGTGCGGGGCTGTACTGGGCGGCCGTGGCCTACTTCCTCTACCAGATATTCGTCTCGGCGGCCATTGGAGCGGCCATAGCCTACATGGCGTACCAGGCCATAGTGAAGCTTGGCCTCTACAGAAGCCCCTACACCCAGATACTCGGTCTGGCGATGGCCTTCGGGGGCTACGTTGTCGGGGAGTTCCTGGGGGCATCGGGCTTCCTCGTCGTTACCGTCATAGGCCTCATTCTTGGAAACCACCGCGAGTTCTTCAGGAAGGAAAGCAGCAAGGTGGACGATGCGGTGGAGAGGAACATGGAGTTCAACGACGTCCTCTCGACATTCTCGGTCATATTCATCTTCGTGCTCCTCGGTGCAAGCCTCGACCTCACCGGCCTGGAGTGGAAAACGATAGTGGTATCGCTCCTCGTGGCCCTCTTCGTCATCTTCGTCGCCAGGCCGCTGGCTTCCCTCGTCATCCTGCCCTTCACCGGCCTCAGGAGGTACCTCTTTATATCCCTGGAGGGCCCGAAGGGTGCCGTTGCCGCGAGCATGGCCATACTGCCCGTCGTCCTCGGGAGGGTCTACGGCAGCCCTGAGCTCGTTGAATGGGGGGAGCTGATACTGAGCGCCGGGCTGATGACGGTTCTGCTCTCAATGTTGCTGGAATCCGCGTGGGTTTCTCCCCTCAGGGAGAAACTGCTGGGTTAG
- a CDS encoding TldD/PmbA family protein: MDVLEFAVEKALELGASYAEARFEEKNGTSLAIKNGNPEGLQVLADRGIGVRVLVDGGMGFASTNVLTRESVSEAVRKAVKLARAASKVRNKPIRFSDEDFHRVSYKVKMKKDFRDVSPEEKLELLKKIEEEVKATGVNVPMRYLMYSDQLWKKEILTSEGAYVKSKIPRVSVTYNLVVFENGQMEQAPFVQRAFSGGLELIERDEPWKWAVKDAQALKRLIYEGKRPPEGKIDLVISPEVAGIAVHESVGHPYEADRIFGREAAQAGESFVKPNMLGERIGSEVVTVIDDPTIPNSWGFYLYDDEGVKARPRYLIRDGIITEFLTNREYAYKLGQRSNASARAINYNREPIVRMANTYLAPGDYSFEELIEDVKLGVYMVSFNEWNIDDRRYQQRYIGREAYLIENGELKHPVRRPILEITTRALWSSVDAVGKEVEFYPGTCGKGEPGQGVPVWMGGAHARLREVPLRRP; the protein is encoded by the coding sequence ATGGACGTTTTGGAGTTCGCGGTTGAGAAGGCCCTCGAACTCGGCGCTTCCTACGCGGAGGCGAGGTTCGAGGAGAAGAACGGCACCTCTCTGGCGATAAAGAACGGCAACCCCGAAGGCCTTCAAGTACTCGCGGACAGGGGAATCGGTGTAAGGGTTCTCGTCGATGGGGGAATGGGCTTCGCCAGTACAAACGTCCTCACGAGGGAGAGCGTGAGCGAAGCAGTCAGGAAGGCCGTCAAGCTGGCCCGGGCGGCATCGAAGGTAAGGAACAAGCCGATTCGTTTTTCCGATGAGGACTTCCACCGCGTTTCCTACAAGGTCAAGATGAAGAAGGACTTCCGCGACGTTTCGCCGGAGGAGAAGCTCGAGCTTTTGAAGAAAATCGAGGAGGAAGTCAAAGCCACCGGCGTGAACGTGCCCATGCGCTACCTCATGTACTCTGACCAGCTCTGGAAAAAGGAGATACTGACCAGCGAAGGGGCCTACGTGAAGAGCAAAATCCCGCGCGTTTCGGTGACCTACAACCTCGTCGTCTTTGAGAACGGCCAGATGGAGCAGGCCCCCTTCGTCCAGAGGGCATTCTCCGGGGGATTGGAGCTCATCGAGAGGGACGAGCCGTGGAAGTGGGCCGTCAAGGACGCTCAGGCACTAAAGAGGCTCATCTACGAGGGGAAGAGGCCCCCGGAGGGGAAGATCGACCTGGTCATAAGCCCCGAAGTGGCGGGCATAGCCGTCCACGAGAGCGTTGGCCATCCCTACGAGGCCGACAGGATATTCGGAAGGGAAGCCGCTCAGGCGGGAGAGAGCTTCGTCAAGCCGAACATGCTCGGCGAGAGGATTGGAAGCGAGGTCGTCACGGTCATAGACGACCCGACGATACCGAACAGCTGGGGCTTCTACCTCTACGACGACGAAGGGGTGAAGGCGAGGCCAAGATATCTCATCAGGGACGGAATCATCACCGAGTTCCTCACCAACAGGGAATATGCCTACAAGCTCGGCCAGCGCTCCAACGCCTCCGCGAGGGCGATAAACTACAACCGCGAGCCGATTGTGAGAATGGCCAACACCTACCTCGCGCCCGGTGATTACTCCTTCGAGGAGCTGATCGAGGACGTCAAGCTCGGCGTTTACATGGTGTCCTTCAACGAGTGGAACATCGACGACAGGCGTTACCAGCAGAGGTACATCGGAAGGGAGGCCTACCTAATCGAGAACGGCGAGCTGAAGCACCCGGTCAGGAGGCCGATCCTCGAGATAACCACCAGAGCTTTGTGGAGCAGCGTCGATGCCGTTGGCAAGGAGGTCGAGTTCTACCCCGGAACCTGTGGAAAGGGTGAACCCGGCCAAGGCGTCCCGGTCTGGATGGGTGGAGCGCACGCGAGGCTTCGCGAGGTACCTCTCAGGAGGCCGTGA
- a CDS encoding type II toxin-antitoxin system RelE family toxin, with protein sequence MTYQVLLHRNVVKNLKDAPEGVKKKFGELIEELRFNPIPSEKFDIKKIKGRKNTFRVRLGEYRVIYELRRKELLILIVKFGKRENVYR encoded by the coding sequence ATGACATACCAAGTTCTTCTTCACAGAAATGTCGTGAAAAATTTAAAAGATGCCCCCGAGGGCGTAAAGAAAAAGTTTGGTGAGCTGATTGAAGAGCTTAGGTTCAACCCAATACCCTCCGAGAAGTTTGACATCAAGAAGATTAAGGGGAGAAAGAACACATTTAGAGTCCGTTTGGGTGAATACAGAGTAATTTATGAACTTCGACGAAAGGAGCTTCTTATTCTTATCGTTAAATTTGGAAAGCGGGAAAACGTATACAGGTAG
- the crcB gene encoding fluoride efflux transporter CrcB: MITAIMLGGALGALARFYISGLLPVYRDFPVGTLMVNSIASLILGYLYGLLFWGIDVTPEWRLFLGTGFCGALSTFSTFSYETFSLLREKEYLLAGLNVAANVIITITLVFAGFLLARR; the protein is encoded by the coding sequence ATGATCACTGCAATAATGCTGGGCGGCGCCCTCGGTGCGCTGGCAAGGTTCTACATCTCCGGTCTGTTGCCAGTTTACAGGGACTTCCCGGTCGGAACCCTCATGGTGAACAGCATAGCCAGCTTGATCCTTGGCTACCTCTACGGACTGCTCTTCTGGGGCATTGACGTCACCCCGGAGTGGAGGCTCTTCCTCGGGACGGGCTTCTGTGGTGCCCTGAGCACGTTTTCAACCTTCTCCTACGAGACCTTCTCTCTCCTCCGCGAGAAGGAGTACCTCCTGGCCGGCCTGAACGTGGCGGCAAACGTTATAATCACTATCACCCTAGTCTTCGCGGGCTTCCTGCTGGCCCGGAGGTGA
- a CDS encoding peroxiredoxin, which produces MNPLESKVLDEDGSEVVLKDVLAGKWTVLYVYPRDNTPGCTTEAKEFTELLPEFEELGFQVIGVSKDSVESHRKFKEKHGLKVKLLSDPDAGLIKALGAWGRKKRYGKEYEGVIRSTFIFDPNGEIVWKKINVRAKGHAAKVLEEAKKLVGSP; this is translated from the coding sequence ATGAACCCTCTCGAGAGCAAGGTTCTTGACGAGGACGGGAGCGAGGTAGTCCTCAAAGACGTCCTGGCCGGAAAATGGACTGTCCTCTACGTCTACCCGCGCGACAACACTCCGGGCTGCACGACCGAGGCCAAGGAGTTCACAGAACTCCTCCCGGAGTTCGAGGAGCTGGGCTTTCAGGTGATAGGCGTCTCGAAGGATTCCGTCGAGAGCCACCGAAAGTTCAAGGAGAAGCACGGACTAAAGGTCAAGCTCCTGAGCGACCCAGATGCAGGGCTGATAAAGGCCCTGGGGGCCTGGGGCAGGAAGAAGCGGTATGGAAAGGAGTACGAGGGCGTGATAAGGAGCACGTTCATATTCGACCCGAATGGAGAAATAGTCTGGAAGAAAATCAACGTCAGGGCGAAGGGCCACGCGGCAAAGGTTCTTGAGGAGGCCAAAAAGCTCGTGGGAAGCCCTTAG
- a CDS encoding DUF6062 family protein, which translates to MDLIGMYLRDAMGDGCPVCRILRKYEESGIETILYEHVNDPGVREKFKESLGLCTHHAWKTLREAYSDPLLGPLGVAIIYRDVLSEYVASLERGRTPEEGECFLCRLVEEKETSTVEAFAERIEELLPEYRNSESILCRRHYEMLVSILQRTNPQAARMLESLQLEKLRVLEKRLGSFIDKFDYRAREKPTKEEISSLPLAIEALKGLETGVTVRKRGKGKGRRGFPWR; encoded by the coding sequence ATGGACCTCATTGGCATGTATCTCCGAGATGCGATGGGAGACGGCTGTCCCGTCTGTAGAATACTTCGCAAATACGAGGAGTCTGGGATAGAGACGATCCTCTACGAACACGTGAACGACCCGGGGGTGAGGGAGAAGTTCAAGGAGAGCCTCGGCCTCTGCACCCATCACGCATGGAAGACCCTCAGGGAGGCCTACTCCGACCCCCTCCTCGGACCCCTGGGCGTGGCCATCATCTACCGGGACGTTCTCTCCGAGTACGTGGCATCACTGGAAAGGGGCCGTACCCCCGAGGAGGGGGAATGCTTCCTCTGCCGGCTGGTGGAGGAGAAAGAGACCAGCACTGTGGAAGCTTTTGCGGAGAGGATTGAGGAGCTTCTCCCGGAGTACCGGAACTCCGAATCCATACTGTGCAGGAGACACTATGAGATGCTGGTGTCAATCCTCCAGCGGACGAACCCCCAGGCGGCCAGGATGCTTGAAAGCCTCCAGCTGGAAAAGCTACGGGTTCTGGAGAAGCGCCTCGGGTCATTCATAGATAAATTCGACTACCGTGCCAGGGAGAAACCCACGAAAGAGGAGATATCATCACTGCCCCTTGCGATAGAAGCTCTGAAGGGTCTCGAAACTGGAGTAACGGTTAGAAAGAGGGGGAAAGGAAAAGGTCGGAGGGGCTTCCCGTGGAGATAG
- a CDS encoding zinc metalloprotease: MEFIAFTYVGNFISEGLIKEVVFDVFDEANRFFDENDVPLRFLYVGKLRLEPGYLIDIYTQEGKIRAYPLEALVDVLHAKLLHEIEERPDIKMDKIFALTTFPLVSRNPYFDFYERFLGIHETRLGLRIMVLSMKPFEPPELSVLLRELAGENPANGSKERLRASLELFKARLLKGVLHEIGHGFGLEHCNNDCVMNSPSSIEEWDSRLPGYCDSCFIRLKRAVEWSGFDPQQE, encoded by the coding sequence ATGGAGTTCATAGCCTTCACCTACGTGGGGAACTTCATAAGCGAGGGGCTGATAAAGGAAGTCGTCTTTGACGTGTTTGATGAGGCTAACCGGTTTTTTGACGAGAACGACGTCCCTCTGAGGTTCCTCTACGTGGGAAAGCTCAGGCTCGAGCCGGGTTATCTAATTGACATATACACCCAGGAGGGGAAGATCCGCGCCTATCCCTTGGAGGCCCTCGTTGATGTGCTCCACGCCAAGCTCCTCCATGAAATAGAAGAGAGGCCGGACATCAAGATGGACAAGATATTTGCCCTTACCACGTTTCCCCTGGTTTCCCGCAATCCGTATTTCGACTTCTACGAGCGGTTCCTTGGTATCCACGAGACGAGGCTGGGCCTTCGAATAATGGTGCTTTCGATGAAGCCATTCGAACCCCCCGAGCTTTCGGTGTTGCTGAGGGAGCTGGCTGGAGAAAACCCTGCCAATGGCTCTAAGGAACGCCTGAGGGCTTCGCTGGAGCTGTTTAAGGCGAGGCTTCTCAAGGGGGTCCTCCACGAGATCGGCCACGGTTTCGGTCTGGAGCACTGCAACAACGACTGCGTTATGAACTCTCCCTCCAGCATCGAGGAGTGGGACTCCCGCCTCCCAGGGTACTGTGATTCCTGCTTCATCAGGCTCAAACGAGCCGTGGAGTGGTCCGGCTTTGATCCCCAGCAGGAATGA